A stretch of Cyanobacterium sp. HL-69 DNA encodes these proteins:
- a CDS encoding Single-stranded DNA-binding protein — MNSCVLMAKIIRSPQLRYTQESQLAISEMMVEFENISPNNPPSTLKVIAWGNLATDIEQKYKEGDEVVLAGRLKMDLVERQGYKEKIAELTISQIHPVGSNDPSSHDNVVTIEGNNNYDDHGAILEEDHSTEDLQESYGNDDTNLDTIPF, encoded by the coding sequence ATGAATAGTTGCGTTTTAATGGCAAAAATAATTCGTAGCCCCCAACTACGATACACTCAAGAAAGTCAACTAGCTATCAGTGAAATGATGGTCGAGTTTGAAAATATCTCTCCCAATAATCCCCCATCAACCCTTAAAGTAATTGCTTGGGGAAATTTAGCCACCGACATTGAGCAAAAATATAAAGAAGGCGATGAAGTAGTCCTAGCTGGGCGCCTAAAAATGGATTTAGTAGAAAGACAAGGATATAAAGAAAAAATTGCCGAGTTAACTATCTCTCAAATTCACCCTGTAGGAAGTAATGATCCTTCTTCCCATGATAATGTTGTCACGATTGAGGGCAATAATAATTATGATGATCACGGAGCCATTCTTGAGGAAGATCATAGCACTGAAGATTTACAAGAAAGCTATGGCAACGATGACACAAATTTAGATACTATTCCTTTCTAA
- the psbA-2 gene encoding photosystem II q(b) protein — translation MTTTLQQQQSSAWEQFCQWITSTNNRLYVGWFGVLMIPCLLTATTCFLIAFVAAPPVDIDGIREPVAGSLLYGNNIISGAVVPSSNAIGLHFYPIWEAASLDEWLYNGGPYQLVVFHFLIGIFCYMGRQWELSYRLGMRPWICVAYSAPVSAATAVFLVYPIGQGSFSDGMPLGISGTFNFMFVFQAEHNILMHPFHMLGVAGVFGGSLFSAMHGSLVTSSLVRETTETESLNYGYKFGQEEETYNIVAAHGYFGRLIFQYASFNNSRALHFLLGAWPVIGIWFTAMGVSTMAFNLNGFNFNQSILDSQGHVIGTWADVLNRANIGIEVMHERNAHNFPLDLASAEAVSAPVING, via the coding sequence ATGACTACCACTTTACAACAACAACAGTCTTCCGCATGGGAGCAGTTTTGTCAGTGGATCACCTCTACCAATAACCGCCTCTATGTAGGTTGGTTCGGTGTGTTAATGATCCCTTGTTTACTAACTGCAACCACTTGTTTCCTAATCGCTTTCGTAGCTGCTCCCCCTGTGGACATCGACGGAATCCGTGAGCCTGTAGCAGGTTCTTTATTATACGGAAACAACATCATCTCTGGTGCAGTAGTACCTAGCTCCAACGCTATCGGTCTACACTTCTACCCTATTTGGGAAGCAGCATCTTTAGATGAGTGGTTGTACAATGGTGGCCCTTACCAATTAGTAGTATTCCATTTCTTAATCGGAATCTTCTGTTACATGGGTCGTCAGTGGGAACTATCCTACCGTCTAGGAATGCGTCCTTGGATATGTGTTGCATACTCTGCACCTGTATCTGCTGCCACTGCAGTATTCTTAGTATACCCTATCGGTCAAGGATCTTTCTCTGATGGTATGCCTTTGGGAATCTCTGGAACCTTCAACTTCATGTTCGTGTTCCAAGCAGAGCATAACATCTTAATGCACCCCTTCCACATGTTAGGTGTAGCTGGTGTATTTGGTGGATCTTTATTCTCCGCAATGCACGGTTCTCTCGTAACCTCTTCTTTGGTACGTGAAACCACCGAAACCGAGTCTTTAAACTACGGTTATAAATTCGGTCAAGAAGAAGAAACCTACAACATCGTAGCTGCTCACGGATACTTTGGTCGTTTAATCTTCCAATATGCATCCTTCAACAACAGCCGCGCGTTACACTTCCTCTTAGGTGCATGGCCTGTAATTGGTATTTGGTTCACCGCAATGGGTGTATCCACCATGGCATTCAACTTAAATGGTTTCAACTTCAACCAGTCTATCTTAGATAGCCAAGGTCACGTCATTGGAACTTGGGCAGACGTATTAAACCGTGCCAACATCGGTATCGAAGTAATGCACGAACGTAATGCTCACAACTTCCCCTTAGACTTAGCCTCTGCTGAAGCAGTTTCTGCTCCTGTAATCAACGGTTAA